The proteins below come from a single Sinorhizobium fredii genomic window:
- a CDS encoding DUF2267 domain-containing protein, with the protein MSASGVAVFDKTLQITNVRLYEIMEHQGPDRQRAWHILSAVLHSVRDRLPADLAARLSAQLPSLVRGAYYDQCEPSKRPAHQRRVENVAAMALLWAGRAQLQIRSHTWAEEGPRFGHVGHLRGEQGRASERFNYAGMVETTHRHTSRDQINLC; encoded by the coding sequence ATGAGCGCTTCCGGCGTTGCCGTCTTCGATAAGACGCTTCAGATCACCAATGTCCGGCTCTATGAAATCATGGAACATCAGGGGCCGGACCGTCAGCGTGCATGGCATATCTTGAGTGCCGTTCTTCACAGCGTGCGCGATCGCCTGCCCGCCGACCTTGCAGCCCGTCTTTCGGCACAGTTGCCGTCACTGGTACGGGGTGCCTATTACGATCAATGCGAGCCTTCCAAACGGCCGGCGCACCAGCGTCGGGTCGAGAATGTGGCGGCGATGGCCTTGTTGTGGGCGGGCAGAGCTCAGCTGCAAATACGAAGTCACACGTGGGCTGAAGAAGGGCCTCGGTTTGGGCATGTAGGTCACCTGCGAGGAGAACAGGGCAGGGCGTCGGAGCGTTTCAACTATGCAGGCATGGTGGAGACGACCCATCGACACACCTCGCGCGATCAGATCAATCTGTGTTGA
- a CDS encoding DUF768 domain-containing protein, translated as MKPEQFLERWKSEHIDSGTQQSDASRLVEDLLADAEKEGISRDMLVEAAGGGLVNYIVGAIKEAVEEELW; from the coding sequence ATGAAGCCTGAACAATTCCTTGAACGCTGGAAATCGGAGCATATCGACAGCGGCACGCAGCAGAGCGACGCGTCGAGGCTCGTCGAGGATCTTCTCGCTGATGCGGAGAAGGAGGGCATCAGTCGCGACATGCTGGTGGAAGCGGCCGGCGGCGGGCTCGTCAATTATATCGTCGGCGCTATCAAAGAGGCGGTCGAGGAGGAGCTCTGGTAG
- a CDS encoding M24 family metallopeptidase → MNISPSEARAVEPPFDAAKLDRLMEEAGIDVLLATSKHNTQYLLGGYKFIFFAAMDAIGHSRYLPIVVYEKGSPDHSAYVGNRMEGGEHQNKPFWTPNVLTATWGTLDAAELAVEHLEKIGKAGARIGIEPPFLPSDARDLLASRLEEARFVDATYTLERLRAIKAPQELQKLKLASELITDSMLATIAAAREGSTKGEIIERLRREETNRGLHFEYCLLTLGASHNRAASPQAWAKGEVLSIDSGGNYHGYIGDLCRMGVLGEPDSELEDLLAEVEAIQQAAFARIRAGAFGREMIAAAEAVLKSLPSASFTDFFCHGMGLISHEAPFLMTNHPVAYEGVDADRPLEAGMVISVETTMLHPKRGFIKLEDTLAVTSDGYEMFGNRGRGWNHGAA, encoded by the coding sequence GTGAACATCAGTCCAAGCGAAGCGCGGGCGGTGGAACCGCCTTTCGATGCGGCTAAACTCGACAGGCTTATGGAGGAGGCGGGCATCGACGTGCTGCTCGCCACCTCCAAGCACAATACGCAGTACCTGCTCGGTGGCTACAAGTTCATCTTCTTCGCCGCAATGGATGCGATCGGCCACAGCCGTTATCTGCCGATCGTCGTTTATGAGAAGGGCTCACCCGACCACTCAGCCTATGTTGGCAACCGCATGGAAGGGGGAGAACACCAGAACAAGCCCTTCTGGACACCCAACGTGCTTACGGCGACCTGGGGCACGCTCGATGCGGCAGAACTTGCCGTCGAGCACCTGGAGAAGATCGGCAAGGCGGGTGCTCGCATCGGCATCGAGCCGCCGTTCCTGCCTTCCGATGCGCGGGACCTGTTGGCTTCTCGCCTAGAAGAAGCGCGCTTCGTGGATGCGACGTATACGCTGGAGCGACTACGCGCAATCAAGGCACCGCAGGAGCTTCAAAAACTCAAGCTTGCCTCCGAACTGATAACCGATTCCATGCTCGCTACCATCGCGGCGGCACGGGAGGGATCCACGAAGGGCGAGATCATCGAACGCCTCAGGCGGGAGGAGACCAATCGCGGGCTCCACTTCGAATATTGCCTGCTGACCCTCGGCGCCAGTCACAACCGCGCCGCCTCGCCGCAGGCGTGGGCGAAGGGCGAGGTGCTTTCAATCGATTCCGGTGGCAACTATCACGGCTATATCGGTGACCTTTGCCGCATGGGCGTTCTCGGCGAGCCCGATTCAGAGCTTGAGGACCTGCTGGCTGAAGTGGAGGCGATCCAGCAGGCGGCCTTCGCCAGGATCAGGGCCGGCGCTTTCGGCCGCGAGATGATCGCTGCGGCCGAAGCGGTTTTGAAAAGCTTGCCTTCGGCCTCTTTTACCGACTTCTTCTGCCACGGCATGGGTCTCATCAGCCACGAAGCACCCTTCCTGATGACCAACCACCCGGTCGCCTATGAAGGCGTGGACGCGGATCGGCCTCTGGAGGCAGGCATGGTCATTTCCGTCGAGACGACGATGCTTCACCCGAAGCGCGGTTTCATCAAGCTCGAGGATACGCTCGCCGTCACGAGTGACGGATACGAGATGTTCGGCAACAGAGGGCGCGGCTGGAATCACGGGGCGGCATAG
- a CDS encoding phosphoenolpyruvate hydrolase family protein, translating to MPVIPRKTILEKFHGMIAAGKPIIGGGAGTGISAKAEEAGGIDLIIIYNSGRYRMAGRGSAAGLLAYGNANEIVKDMALEVLPVVKATPVLAGVNGTDPFVFMPQFLANLKAMGFSGVQNFPTIGLFDGRIRQSFEETGMGYGLEVDMIAEAHRLDLLTTPYVFNEEEAIAMTKAGADIIVAHMGVTTGGAIGATSAVSLDDCVSEIDAIAAAARSVRKDVIVLCHGGPISMPEDARYILDRCPACNGFYGASSMERLPAEVAIRKQTEDFKALAISTVV from the coding sequence ATGCCAGTAATCCCCCGCAAGACCATTCTTGAAAAGTTCCACGGCATGATCGCCGCCGGCAAGCCGATCATCGGCGGCGGGGCCGGCACAGGGATTTCGGCAAAGGCCGAGGAGGCGGGCGGCATCGACCTCATCATCATCTATAACTCCGGCCGTTACCGCATGGCGGGCCGCGGTTCGGCGGCCGGTCTGCTCGCCTATGGAAACGCCAATGAGATCGTCAAGGATATGGCCCTGGAGGTGCTGCCGGTCGTGAAGGCGACACCGGTACTCGCCGGCGTAAATGGCACCGACCCATTCGTGTTCATGCCGCAGTTTCTCGCGAACCTAAAAGCTATGGGCTTTTCCGGCGTACAGAATTTCCCGACCATTGGCCTCTTCGACGGGCGGATCCGGCAGAGCTTCGAGGAGACCGGCATGGGCTACGGTCTCGAGGTGGACATGATCGCCGAAGCCCACCGGCTCGACCTGCTGACGACGCCCTATGTCTTCAACGAGGAAGAAGCGATTGCGATGACCAAGGCCGGTGCAGACATCATCGTCGCTCATATGGGCGTTACTACGGGAGGCGCGATCGGCGCCACGTCCGCGGTGTCGCTCGACGACTGCGTGAGCGAAATCGACGCGATAGCGGCGGCCGCACGTTCGGTACGGAAGGACGTCATCGTGCTTTGCCACGGGGGACCGATTTCGATGCCGGAGGATGCACGCTACATCCTGGATCGTTGCCCAGCCTGCAATGGCTTTTATGGCGCAAGTTCCATGGAACGCCTGCCGGCCGAGGTGGCGATCCGCAAGCAGACGGAAGACTTCAAGGCGCTTGCCATCAGTACGGTGGTCTGA
- the otsA gene encoding alpha,alpha-trehalose-phosphate synthase (UDP-forming), with translation MSRLVIVSNRVPVPDKGGIAPAGGLAVALKAALEEQGGIWMGWSGKSGGEQEPEPLAQLQEGNINYALTDLTDTDVEEYYHGFANRVLWPICHYRLDLAEYGRKEMAGYFRVNRFFARRLAPLVKPDDVIWVHDYHLIPLAAELRQMGLKNRIGFFLHIPWPPADVLFTMPVHEEIMRGLSHYDVVGFQTDHDLENFAGCLRREGSGDELGGGRFTAYGRLFKGGTYAIGIETAAFAELAEKASTNKTVRKARESIEHRSLIIGVDRLDYSKGITQRIDAFEQFILANPAQQGRVTYLQITPKSRSEVPEYEAMQRTVAEQAGRVNGALGAVDWVPIRYINRSVGRHILAGLYRLGKVGLVTPLRDGMNLVAKEYVAAQDLDDPGVLVLSRFAGAARELRGALLVNPYDIEGTANAIARALSMPLEERKERWKTMMDHLLEHDVSRWCRDFLNDLTTLDQSG, from the coding sequence ATGAGCCGTCTCGTCATTGTGTCCAATCGCGTGCCCGTTCCGGACAAAGGCGGCATTGCCCCGGCGGGCGGGCTGGCGGTCGCGCTGAAAGCCGCCCTCGAAGAGCAAGGCGGCATATGGATGGGCTGGTCGGGAAAATCGGGCGGCGAGCAAGAGCCGGAGCCGCTTGCGCAACTGCAGGAGGGCAATATCAACTATGCTCTGACGGATCTGACCGACACCGATGTCGAGGAATACTACCACGGCTTCGCCAACCGGGTTCTTTGGCCGATCTGCCACTACCGGCTTGATCTTGCCGAATATGGCCGCAAGGAAATGGCCGGATATTTCCGCGTCAACCGCTTCTTCGCACGGCGGTTGGCGCCCCTTGTCAAACCCGATGACGTCATCTGGGTGCACGACTATCACTTGATCCCTCTGGCAGCGGAACTGCGGCAGATGGGCCTGAAGAACCGCATCGGTTTCTTCCTTCACATCCCCTGGCCGCCCGCGGACGTGCTCTTCACCATGCCTGTTCACGAGGAGATCATGCGTGGCCTGTCGCACTATGATGTCGTCGGCTTTCAGACCGATCATGACCTTGAGAACTTCGCCGGCTGTCTTAGGCGGGAAGGCAGTGGCGACGAACTTGGCGGAGGCCGCTTCACTGCCTATGGCCGCTTATTCAAGGGCGGCACTTATGCAATCGGCATCGAGACCGCGGCCTTTGCCGAGTTGGCCGAAAAGGCATCGACCAACAAGACCGTCAGGAAAGCGCGTGAAAGCATCGAACACCGCAGCCTGATCATCGGTGTCGATCGCCTCGATTATTCCAAGGGGATCACGCAGCGCATCGACGCGTTTGAGCAGTTCATCCTGGCCAATCCGGCACAGCAGGGTCGTGTCACCTATCTACAGATCACGCCGAAGTCCCGCTCCGAAGTTCCCGAGTATGAAGCCATGCAGCGTACTGTTGCCGAACAGGCCGGCAGGGTGAACGGTGCTCTCGGCGCCGTTGATTGGGTGCCCATACGCTATATCAACCGCTCGGTGGGCCGGCATATTCTGGCCGGACTTTACCGGCTTGGCAAAGTCGGGCTGGTGACGCCCCTTCGGGACGGGATGAACCTCGTTGCCAAGGAATATGTGGCCGCGCAGGATCTCGACGATCCTGGCGTCCTTGTACTTTCGCGTTTCGCCGGAGCTGCCCGCGAGCTAAGGGGAGCGTTGCTCGTCAACCCATACGACATAGAGGGCACCGCCAACGCCATCGCGCGCGCGCTCAGCATGCCGCTAGAAGAGCGGAAGGAGCGCTGGAAGACGATGATGGATCACCTGCTGGAGCACGACGTCTCGCGCTGGTGCCGGGATTTTCTCAATGATCTGACCACCCTGGATCAGTCCGGTTGA
- a CDS encoding cupin domain-containing protein, with protein sequence MAKDKYFLYPKDVDSFGFDWGRLALTVAPEVNGAERFSGGVVDLPSGEGHARHNHPGSEEIIFVISGEGEQMVEDENGNPVTQKVGPGCTVYVPESRFHSTKNTGPGPMQLFVVYSPAGPERALRGLPDFRLIPAGA encoded by the coding sequence ATGGCGAAGGACAAATATTTTCTCTATCCGAAGGATGTCGACAGCTTCGGCTTCGACTGGGGCCGCCTCGCACTGACGGTCGCGCCGGAGGTGAACGGGGCCGAGCGCTTCTCGGGTGGTGTGGTGGACTTGCCGAGCGGTGAGGGGCATGCGCGTCACAATCATCCCGGCTCTGAGGAGATCATCTTCGTCATCTCGGGCGAGGGCGAACAAATGGTGGAGGACGAGAACGGCAATCCGGTGACGCAGAAGGTCGGGCCGGGTTGCACGGTCTATGTACCGGAAAGCCGGTTCCACTCGACGAAGAACACGGGACCCGGGCCGATGCAACTGTTTGTCGTCTATTCGCCGGCCGGCCCCGAGCGTGCGCTTCGCGGCCTGCCGGATTTCCGATTAATCCCGGCTGGTGCCTGA
- the otsB gene encoding trehalose-phosphatase has protein sequence MSCQTQLLSASEAALGEDFLSALSTDLDNWALFLDIDGTLLDLAATPDAVIVPPSLPANLDALSRKLGGALALVTGRALDYVDQLFSQSHFPVAGLHGAERRDPDGFVHKAAATAEFERLKADLVAETANWAGVLIEDKGAAVAAHYRLEPARKLEVELLMERALIRAGPNWTIQHGKMVIEIRPARADKGHAVAAFLGQRAFAGRRALAIGDDVTDEAMFRTANRLGGYSIRIGSHLPASEALGSIRSANTLRDIIAELAS, from the coding sequence ATGTCATGCCAGACGCAGCTTCTCAGCGCCTCGGAGGCCGCCTTAGGGGAGGACTTTCTCTCCGCTCTCTCGACGGATCTGGACAACTGGGCTCTGTTCCTCGATATCGATGGCACTTTGCTGGACCTCGCCGCAACGCCGGATGCCGTGATCGTTCCGCCTTCGCTGCCAGCGAATCTGGATGCCTTGTCAAGAAAACTCGGCGGTGCCTTGGCGCTCGTGACCGGTCGCGCTCTTGATTATGTCGACCAGCTTTTCTCACAGTCCCATTTTCCCGTCGCCGGGCTTCACGGTGCCGAGCGTCGCGATCCGGACGGCTTCGTACATAAGGCCGCAGCGACGGCGGAGTTCGAGCGGCTGAAGGCCGATCTTGTCGCCGAGACTGCCAACTGGGCGGGAGTTCTAATCGAGGACAAGGGAGCGGCAGTCGCGGCCCATTACCGGCTGGAGCCGGCCAGAAAACTCGAAGTTGAACTGCTGATGGAGCGGGCGTTGATCCGGGCAGGGCCAAACTGGACGATCCAGCACGGCAAGATGGTAATCGAGATCCGTCCGGCCCGCGCCGATAAGGGCCACGCGGTCGCGGCGTTTCTCGGGCAGCGAGCCTTCGCCGGCAGACGCGCGCTGGCGATCGGGGATGATGTGACAGACGAAGCGATGTTTCGAACGGCCAATCGGCTCGGCGGCTATTCGATCCGCATCGGATCGCATTTGCCCGCAAGCGAAGCCCTTGGCTCCATTCGCTCTGCCAATACCCTGCGCGACATCATCGCCGAATTGGCCTCCTAA
- a CDS encoding Tm-1-like ATP-binding domain-containing protein, giving the protein MKQIYVVGTADTKGEELGYLASCIEAAGGRPVLVDVGTRRPTIAVDISAETVASVHPDGPAAVLSGDDRGTAVAAMSEAFARFLPTRGDVAGVVGIGGGGGTSIIAAGMRRLPLGLPKVMVSTLASGNVAPYVDVSDIIMMPSITDMAGLNRVSRTILHNAAEAITAMANRPAKETASKPALGLTMFGVTTPCVTAMVERLKADHDCVVFHATGTGGRAMEKLADSGLLSGVLDITTTEVCDLLFGGVLPATEDRFGAIARTELPYVGSVGALDMVNFWAPDTVPKRYAGRIFYRHNPNVTLMRTTAEECAAIGRWIGAKLNLCKGPLRFLIPERGVSALDIEGGAFFDPAADAALFEALETTVETTDARRIEWLPLHINDPQFAEAAVAAYRDIANP; this is encoded by the coding sequence ATGAAGCAAATCTACGTCGTCGGCACGGCCGATACGAAGGGGGAGGAGCTCGGTTATCTTGCTTCCTGCATCGAGGCGGCGGGCGGGCGGCCTGTTCTGGTCGATGTCGGCACGCGTCGTCCCACGATTGCGGTCGATATCTCCGCCGAAACCGTGGCGTCCGTGCATCCGGACGGTCCCGCCGCGGTGCTTTCGGGCGACGACCGCGGGACCGCGGTCGCCGCGATGAGCGAGGCGTTCGCGCGTTTTCTTCCCACGCGGGGCGACGTCGCCGGCGTGGTGGGGATCGGTGGCGGCGGCGGGACGTCGATCATTGCTGCCGGCATGCGCAGGTTGCCGCTCGGGCTGCCGAAGGTCATGGTTTCGACGCTCGCTTCCGGCAACGTGGCACCTTATGTCGACGTCTCTGACATCATCATGATGCCGTCGATTACCGATATGGCTGGGCTCAACCGTGTGAGCCGCACGATCCTGCACAACGCGGCCGAAGCGATTACCGCCATGGCTAACCGGCCAGCGAAGGAAACGGCCTCGAAGCCAGCTCTCGGCCTTACCATGTTCGGTGTGACGACGCCCTGTGTGACTGCCATGGTCGAACGACTGAAGGCCGACCATGACTGTGTTGTCTTTCACGCCACTGGCACCGGCGGACGCGCGATGGAGAAGCTTGCAGACAGCGGTCTTCTTTCGGGTGTGCTCGACATCACCACCACGGAGGTCTGCGATCTTCTCTTCGGTGGCGTGCTGCCGGCGACGGAGGATCGTTTCGGCGCAATTGCGCGCACCGAATTGCCCTATGTCGGTTCGGTCGGAGCATTGGATATGGTGAATTTCTGGGCACCCGACACGGTGCCGAAGCGTTATGCCGGCCGGATCTTCTACCGCCACAACCCCAACGTCACGCTCATGCGCACAACGGCGGAGGAGTGCGCCGCGATCGGAAGGTGGATTGGCGCAAAGCTGAACCTCTGCAAGGGCCCACTCCGGTTCCTGATCCCGGAGAGAGGGGTGTCGGCGCTCGATATTGAGGGCGGCGCCTTCTTCGATCCTGCGGCGGATGCGGCGCTTTTCGAGGCACTGGAAACCACCGTCGAAACAACCGACGCGCGCCGCATCGAATGGCTTCCGCTCCACATCAACGATCCGCAGTTCGCCGAGGCCGCAGTCGCCGCCTACCGAGACATCGCCAACCCCTGA
- the ligD gene encoding non-homologous end-joining DNA ligase encodes MSRRAKPLLQDDSVAKSKPARPRNPAQPNLPFDPMPERIEPCLALLKPVPPKGPDWVFEVKWDGYRLAIHIEPKGVRIITRGGHDWTHRFPAIAEAASKLGVGTAILDGEAVVLDEEGRSDFGALQRSLGGRGGKRSSTESVCFAFDLLYFDGHDLTGTELSVRRHLLEDFLDGSAGAIQLSEEVFGDGAALLEKACSMGLEGIIAKHRDRPYRSGRTGDWLKIKCVQSESFMIVGYEQSLTARGGLGSLFLAGRKGHDWVYVGSVGTGFNTKDAAYLRATLDRLKTKRPAVPLKGKNLIFAQPTLIAEIEFRGWTHDGSLRHASYKGLREVQDNAAVFDMSERATL; translated from the coding sequence ATGAGCCGTCGTGCCAAACCTTTGCTGCAGGACGATTCCGTCGCTAAGTCCAAACCGGCCCGGCCGCGCAATCCGGCACAACCCAATCTTCCGTTCGACCCGATGCCCGAGCGCATCGAGCCCTGCCTGGCGCTCCTGAAGCCGGTCCCGCCGAAAGGCCCGGATTGGGTGTTCGAGGTGAAGTGGGACGGCTATCGCCTGGCAATCCATATCGAGCCGAAAGGTGTCAGGATCATCACTCGCGGCGGCCACGACTGGACGCATCGTTTCCCGGCAATCGCCGAGGCCGCCAGCAAGCTCGGTGTCGGGACCGCCATCCTCGATGGCGAGGCCGTCGTGCTCGATGAGGAAGGACGGTCCGATTTCGGGGCGCTGCAGCGCTCGCTCGGCGGACGCGGCGGCAAGCGTTCATCGACGGAGTCGGTGTGTTTTGCTTTCGACCTTCTCTATTTCGATGGCCACGACCTGACAGGAACAGAACTCTCCGTGCGCCGGCATCTGCTCGAAGACTTTCTTGACGGCTCCGCCGGCGCGATCCAGTTGTCCGAGGAAGTGTTCGGGGATGGCGCCGCACTTCTCGAGAAGGCTTGCTCCATGGGCCTCGAGGGCATCATCGCCAAGCATCGGGATCGGCCCTATCGCTCCGGTCGCACCGGCGACTGGTTGAAGATCAAATGCGTCCAGAGCGAAAGCTTCATGATCGTCGGCTACGAGCAGTCGCTGACTGCCCGCGGCGGGCTTGGCAGCCTTTTTCTCGCCGGCCGCAAAGGTCATGACTGGGTTTATGTCGGCTCGGTCGGAACCGGGTTTAATACGAAGGACGCAGCATACCTGCGCGCCACTCTCGACAGGCTCAAGACCAAACGGCCGGCGGTGCCGCTCAAGGGCAAGAACCTGATCTTCGCGCAGCCGACCTTGATCGCGGAGATCGAGTTTCGCGGCTGGACCCATGACGGGAGCCTGCGCCACGCATCCTACAAGGGCCTTCGCGAGGTTCAGGACAATGCCGCGGTGTTTGACATGAGCGAACGGGCGACCCTCTGA
- a CDS encoding DUF4334 domain-containing protein: MLPVKNQQTALEVFRSLPPVETRELAGLWKGHGIPTGHPFDGVLENLGWFGKRFTPDMRADALLFRSGDRRLVAIDPKWIPLRLALRFHEVGRMRVASNLFSYLQRRLRARAPVASLKTMVFGGVESAALVYDHQPIVDHFRRIDVDRIIGAMTINGDDRIYFFELQRVDGP, encoded by the coding sequence ATGCTCCCGGTGAAAAATCAGCAAACCGCGCTTGAGGTCTTCCGGAGCCTGCCTCCCGTCGAGACGCGCGAACTGGCCGGGCTTTGGAAAGGACACGGCATCCCGACGGGGCATCCATTCGACGGTGTGCTCGAAAATCTCGGCTGGTTCGGCAAACGGTTCACGCCGGACATGCGCGCCGATGCCTTGCTGTTTCGATCGGGAGACCGGCGACTGGTCGCGATTGATCCGAAATGGATCCCGCTTCGGCTGGCGTTACGTTTTCACGAGGTCGGCAGAATGCGCGTGGCAAGCAACCTGTTTTCCTATCTCCAGCGCCGGCTGCGGGCGAGGGCCCCGGTCGCCTCCTTGAAGACGATGGTGTTTGGCGGCGTCGAGAGCGCGGCCTTGGTCTATGACCATCAACCCATTGTCGATCATTTCCGACGGATAGATGTGGACAGGATCATTGGCGCGATGACGATCAATGGTGACGATCGGATCTACTTCTTCGAACTCCAGCGCGTCGACGGACCTTGA
- the dinB gene encoding DNA polymerase IV codes for MNDISPTPIRKIVHVDMDAFYASVEQRDNPDLRGKPIAVGGSAARGVVAAASYEARAYGVHSAMPSVTAKRKCPDLIFVPPRFDVYKAVSQQIREIFAEYTPMIEPLSLDEAYLDVTENLKGMDIATEIALEIRAKIKAVTGLNASAGISYNKFLAKMASDLNKPNGQAVITPKNGPAFVEALPVKKFHGVGPATAERMRKYGIETGLDLKEKTLEFLVEHFGKSGPYFYGIARGIDERQVKPNRIRKSVGAEDTFVEDINDLDLATAELKPLAEKVWRYCEAQGISGKTVTVKIKYSDFTLATRSRTGSVAFAGIPEILAAASDLLATVYPFKRPVRLLGVALSTLTASEISDAQSQSQLDLGL; via the coding sequence ATGAACGACATAAGCCCCACCCCCATTCGCAAAATCGTCCATGTGGACATGGATGCTTTTTATGCGTCGGTCGAGCAGCGCGATAACCCCGATTTACGCGGAAAGCCTATAGCCGTCGGAGGCTCCGCCGCGCGTGGCGTGGTCGCTGCGGCGAGCTACGAGGCGCGCGCCTATGGCGTTCATTCGGCAATGCCGTCGGTCACCGCCAAGCGAAAGTGCCCGGACCTGATTTTCGTGCCGCCGCGCTTCGACGTCTACAAGGCGGTGTCCCAGCAGATACGGGAGATCTTTGCGGAATACACGCCGATGATCGAGCCGCTATCGCTTGACGAGGCTTATCTTGATGTTACCGAGAACCTGAAAGGCATGGACATCGCCACCGAGATCGCGCTGGAGATCCGTGCCAAGATCAAGGCCGTCACCGGCCTCAACGCGTCGGCCGGCATCTCCTACAACAAGTTCCTCGCCAAGATGGCAAGCGACCTCAACAAACCCAACGGCCAGGCAGTGATCACGCCGAAGAACGGACCGGCCTTCGTCGAGGCCCTCCCCGTCAAGAAATTCCATGGGGTCGGGCCGGCGACTGCGGAGCGCATGCGGAAATATGGCATCGAGACCGGACTCGATCTCAAGGAGAAGACGCTTGAATTCCTGGTGGAGCATTTCGGGAAGTCGGGTCCGTATTTCTATGGCATCGCCCGCGGCATCGATGAGCGCCAGGTGAAGCCCAACCGGATCCGCAAGTCCGTGGGCGCGGAGGATACCTTCGTCGAGGACATCAATGATCTCGATCTGGCGACCGCGGAACTGAAACCGCTCGCAGAGAAGGTCTGGCGCTATTGCGAGGCGCAAGGCATCAGCGGCAAGACGGTCACCGTGAAAATCAAATACTCGGACTTCACCTTGGCGACGCGGAGCCGGACCGGGTCAGTAGCGTTTGCGGGCATTCCTGAAATCCTTGCTGCGGCGTCGGACCTCTTGGCAACCGTCTATCCATTCAAGCGACCTGTGAGGCTGCTCGGTGTCGCGCTTTCAACGCTGACGGCCTCCGAAATCAGTGATGCGCAATCACAGTCCCAACTTGACCTCGGACTCTGA
- a CDS encoding DJ-1/PfpI family protein: MPGKKILMLTGDFTEEYEIFVFQQAMEAVGHTVHIVCPDKKAGDILRTSLHDFEGDQTYTEKLGHNVVINKTFAEAETQLDEYHAVYCAGGRGPEYIRTDKRVQAIVRHFHEKQKPIFTICHGVQILIAVDGVVRGRKVGALGACEPEVTLAGGTYIDLSPTEAYVDGTMVSAKGWTALAAFMRECLKVLGTEIYHNK; encoded by the coding sequence ATGCCAGGCAAGAAAATTCTCATGCTTACCGGTGATTTCACCGAAGAATACGAAATCTTCGTCTTCCAGCAGGCCATGGAGGCCGTCGGTCATACCGTCCATATCGTCTGCCCGGACAAGAAGGCCGGCGACATCCTGCGCACGTCCCTGCACGACTTCGAAGGCGACCAGACCTACACCGAGAAACTCGGCCATAATGTCGTCATTAACAAAACATTCGCGGAAGCAGAAACTCAACTCGACGAGTATCACGCCGTTTACTGCGCCGGCGGCCGTGGTCCGGAATACATCCGCACAGACAAACGCGTGCAGGCGATCGTGCGGCACTTCCACGAAAAGCAGAAGCCGATCTTTACGATCTGCCACGGCGTGCAAATTCTGATTGCCGTCGACGGTGTCGTGCGCGGCAGGAAGGTCGGCGCTCTCGGCGCCTGCGAGCCGGAAGTTACGCTGGCCGGCGGCACCTATATCGACCTCTCCCCCACCGAAGCCTATGTCGACGGCACGATGGTATCGGCAAAGGGCTGGACGGCCCTTGCTGCTTTCATGCGGGAGTGCCTTAAGGTTCTCGGCACCGAAATCTACCACAATAAATAA